In Streptomyces sclerotialus, the DNA window CCCTTTCCAGCTCGTCCGCGACATCCTTGGGTGACGACATGGGCAGGGTGGACAAGGCACGGAAACGGCCCGGATGCCGGGCGACGGCTGCCGCGGCCGTGTCATTCGCGGCGCGGCTCAGCGGCACGGCCTCGCTGGGCGGCAGCGGCTGTGTTCCCGGCGGCGTCAGGGCGAGGACCGACAGGTCGATGTCCTGAGCGTCCATGGCTGCGACGCGGCCGGCCCCCAGGTCCTCCAGGCATGGCTGATTGTCACCCATCTCGTTGAGGAGAAGGCTCTCGTCGGGACGGTGCGCGGCGCGAAGCGCGGACGTCAGTTCCGGCATCATCCAGTGTTCTTCGACAGCGATGAGAGGAACGGTCCTCATCTGTATGCGGTCTCCTGAAGGGACGCCACCGCACGCATCCGAGGCGGCGAGTGGCTATGAGGGCGGCTAGTGGCTATGAGGGCGGCGCGCAGGCCGGGCAGGTCGCGTGGTGACGCCGCTGACGGCGCCTCGCGTACGGTTCGGCAGGGCTCACCAGGGGACGGTCCGGCCCGAGCGGTCCAGATACTCCAGGCCGGGCGTGCCCAGCTTGGCCAGCAGGACATCCACCAGGAGCGGGACGCTCTCCTCGACGGTGTACGGTGCGTCCGGCCCCCCGAGTGCGGTGCGTATCCAGCCCGGCGCCAGGAGGACGAAGCCGCGCTGCGTCCCGGCCTGCCGGACCGCGAAGCTGCGCATGAACATGTTCAGGGCCGCTTTGCTTCCCCGGTAGACCTCGCGTCCCCCCTTCGTGTTGTTCGTGATGCTGCCTTGCCCGGACGACATCACTCCGATGAGTCCGGTGGCGGTGACGAGGCCTTCGAGCGCTTCGATGACGCGCATGGGGCTGAGTGCGTTGGTGACCATCACCTCGACGAAATCGGCTGTCGGTACCGCGCCGATCGGTGCCGACTCGTTGTTCGTGGTGCCTGCGTTGACGAAGAGCAGGTCGAGCCGGTGCCGTGTGAGGCGTTCGTGCAGGGATGCCAGCTGGTGGGGCTCGTTGATGTCGAGATATTCGATGGTGACGCGTCCGTCGGCCCGGTCAGCGAGATCGTGCAGGGGCGTGCGGGCCGTGGTGTCGCGGACCGTGCCGATGACGCTCCAGCCCCTGTCGAGGAATTCGGCCGCCATCGCGTGGCCGAGGCCGCGCGAGGCACCGATGAGGAGAGCGGTCGGCCTGCTCTGTCCGGTGTCAGTCGATGACATCCAGCGTCATCTCCGTTCTCCACGTGGTGAGTTCTTGTGAGTTCTTCGTGTGTGTCACCGGGACCCGAGAGCGGTGTCGATCGGTGATGCTGTGCCGGCTCTGCAGCCGTGCGAGCCGTAGGGTGCGAGTGTGTCCGCCGCGGCGCCGCCGGAGCGAGCCGAAGGGGCCTGTTCGTAAGATTCCCTTCATGCCAGGTGCGTCCATGTCTGAATCCCTCGCCGTGCAGCCGGACGATGTGCGAATCATTCGCGCACTGCAGATCGCTCCGCGGGCTTCCTTCGCCTCGATGGCGGTCGCGCTCGGTCTCACGGAAAGCGCCGTGAACCGCCGGTACCGGCGGCTGCGCGCCGAGGGCGTCATCCGCGTCGCCGGTATGGTCGACCCGGGGGCGCTGGGACAGAGCAGGTGGCTGGTGCGGCTCCGCTGCCGTCCCGGCAGCGTCGCAGCGATCGCCGACGCGCTCGCCAAGCGCGACGATGTCAACTGGGTCGCCCTGGGCGCTGCGGGCTGCGAAGTCACCTGCGCGATCCAGTCACGGACCCGGGAACAGCGCGAGAACCTGCTCGGTCAACGGCTTCCGCGTACCGCGGCGGTGCTCGACATCAACGCCTACGCTGAACTCCGTCAGTTCGTGGGAGGGCGCGGACACTACTGGACCGCCCTGCAAGGCGTGCTGTCCCCGGAGGAGGAGGCCACGCTCGGGAGCGACGGTCCGCCTTTCACCGAATCCCCCGTGGTCGCTCGCGATCCCGTACACCTCACCACTGAGGACGAGAAGATCCTCGGCGCGCTCGCCGCGGACGGTCGCGCCAGTCTCGTCGACCTCGCCGCAGCGGCGGATTCCACTCCGGGGCGCGTGTCACGTCGCCTCAGCGCCTTGCTCCGGCGCCGCGTCGTCCACATCGATGTCGAGATCGCCGCAGTCGCCCTGGGGTATCGCGCTCGGGCCAACCTGTGGCTGCGCGTGCACCCGTCGGCGGTGAAGTCCGTCGGGCGCACACTTGCGCAGGAGCCCGAGATCGCCTTTGCCGCGGCGATCTCGGGCCCCTGCAACGTCCACGCGGTCGCGCACTGCCGGGACCTCGATGAGCTGTTCGAGTTCACGTCCGATCGCATCGGTTCCTTGGCCGGCCTGCAGAGTATGGAGATCTCACCTGTGCTGCAGCACGTCAAGCAGGCCGGCACACTGCTGTCCGGCGATCGCCTCGTCGAGCCGTCACGTGGCCGGGGGTGAGGGGCAGGGGGTGCCTGGGCGGGGGGGGTGCCTGGCGGGACGCCGGGGGGCGGGGCCGGTGTCAGTGCCCCCGGCTACTGTGTTGAGAAGGGGACCTCGTGCACCCCCATGGGGGAAGAGGGGGCGGAAACGGTACTGCGGGGCCCACCCCCGCGCCCCGCCCCGCCCCGACGCCCCCCGCCCGCGTCCCACCCCCCGCACCGCCCGGAACACCCCCGCACCGCCCGGAGTTCGTCTACAGCGCCCGCAGTTCGTCGAGCAGGTTCTTCTGGGCCCAGTCGATGAACGGTTCCTGCTGGTCCCCGCCGATCTGGACGAGGGCGACCTCGGTGAAGCCGGCGTCCGCGTAGGCCTTGACCGCCTTCACGTACGTCTCGACGTCGTCGCCGCAGGGGAACGCCTCGGCGATGTCCTCCTTGCGTACGTACTGCGTGGCGCCGCTGAAGCCGGACGGTCCTGGCAGCTCGCTGTTGACGGGCCAGCCGCCGACCATCCAGCGGAACTGGTCGTGCGCCCGGGCGATCGCCGCGTCCCGGTCGGTGTCGTACGAGACGGGGATCTGACCGACGCGCGGCTTGCCGGCGCCGCCGTGCTTGTCGAACTTCTCCAGCAGTTCGCGCTTCGGCTCCGTGGCGATGACCAGGTCGCCGAGGCGGCCCGCGATCGCGCAGGACCGGCCGCCGGACACCGCGACGCCGATCTGCGGCGGCTCGTCGGGCAGGTCCCACAGCATCGCCTGGTCCACGTCGAAGTACTCGCCGTGGTAGGTCACCTCGTCACCCGAGAACAGCGCCCGGATGATCTCGATGGCCTCCTCCAGCTTCTCCAGCCGGACCGGAGCCGTGGGCCAGCCCTGCCCGACGACGTGCTCGTTGAGGCTCTCGCCCGAGCCGAGGCCGAGCCGGAACCGGCCCTCCGCGAGCAGCTGCATCGTCGCGGCCTTCTGGGCGACGATCGCGGGGTGGTACCGGGTCGTGGGGCAGGTCACGTACGTCATCAGGGGAATGCGGGAGGTGGCCTGCGCCGCGGCGCCCAGGACGCTCCAGGCGTACGGGGCGTGGCCCTGGGATTCCAGCCAGGGGAAGTAATGGTCCGAGGTGACCGAGAAATCAAAACCGGCGCGTTCGGCCATGACCACATGGTCGACAAGTTCGCGCGGGCCCGCCTGCTCGGTCATCATCGTATAACCGATGTCCACCATCGTCACTCACCTTTTCGCCTTCGGTCCGGTTGCGGAAATGCCTCCGCGGTTCTCATTCATCGAACCGGGTACACGCTCCGTTGATGCGTATTACCGATCGATCGCAACCCTCGCGTCCCCCGAATGGCGGCGGTGATTCATGGTGAAGCGAAAGGATTCCGACGGCCGTACCCGAGTGACCGTTGTCGTGGCACTCGCGGCGAATCTCCTCATCGCGCTCGCAAAGGCCGTCGGCGGTCTGCTGTCCGCCTCGCCCGCACTGCTGTCGGAGGCGGCGCATTCCGTGGCCGACAGTCTCAACGAGCTGTTCCTGCTCGCCGCGCTGCGCCGCAGCCGCCGTCCCGCCGACCGCCGTCACCCCTTCGGATACGGCATGGAGCGCTATTTCTGGGCGCTGCTGGCCGCGGTCGGCATTTTCGTGATGGGTGGCTGCTTCTCCTTCTTCCAGGGGGTCAGCGCGCTGCGGGAAGGCTCGCACGAGTCGCCGAGCGGCTACACGGCCGGTCTGATCGTCCTGGGCGTGGCGTTCGTCGCCGAGGGCAGTTCGCTGGTCCGGGCGGTGTACCAGCTGCGCGTCCAGAAGGCCGGGAGCAGTGATCCGGCGCTGCGGACGGTCCTCGCGGAGGACGGTGCGGCGGTGCTGGGGGTGCTGCTGGCGGCGGCCGGGATGGTGCTCCACCTGGTCACCGGTGAGGCGGTGTGGGAGGCGTCGGCGTCGTTCGCGATCGGGCTGCTGCTGGTGTACGTGGCGTACCGGCTCGGCAGGGAGGCCCGGGACAATCTGATCGGCCAGTCGGTCGACGCGGGGCTGCGGGAGAACATCCGGGGGCTGCTGATCGGGCAGCCGGAGGTGGACAACGTGGCGGAGCTGCTGACCATGCGGCTCGGGGAGGAATCCTGGCTGCTGGCGGCCCGTATCGACCTGGCGCCGGGGCTGGACAGCGAGCGGGTCGAGCTGGTGTGTGTACGGATCAAGCGGGAGGTCGAGCGCACCTGGCCACAGGCCGATCATGTCTTCCTGGACATCACGGAGGCGCCGGCCGGTGCGGCGGGCGCGTCGGTGGCGGGTGACGTCTCGGGAGCGGGCCGCGGCTGAGCTTCCGGGAAGACCGAGGGGTACCTCAGAGCAGGCCGGTCAGGGTGAGTGCGGCCAGCAGTGCGGTGCCGGCCATGGTCCAGGCGACGTAGTCGCCGATGTGGCCGGAGTGCAGCAGCCGGAGCGGATTCAGCCAGTGGCGGCTGCGGGTGTGCTGGGGGTGGCGTACGGCGAGTACGGCGAGGCCCGTGGCGACGGCGGCGGAGAGCAGGCCGAGGAGCAGCCCGGCGGCTGACCAGTGGGGTGGCATGACGGCCACGGTGACGCCGGGCGCCGCTTCGTCGGCGGCGAGGGCCACCGCGGCGTGCAGGGCGGGTGTCACGCCGGCGAGAAGGGCCCCGGCGAGCAGTACACCGGGCACGGCGAGCATGGTGGCGGGTACGCGGGTCAGCTGCTGTTCGGTCTCCGGCTGTTCCCGCTCGCCGCTGGTCTCGCGTTCCGCGCCGTCGGCGGGTGGTGTCCCGAGGCCGCCGAAGACGCGGGCGGCGATGCGGAGTACCGCTCCCCCGGTGACGGCGGAGACGAGGACGAACAGGGCGGTGAACCAGGGGCCGGCGGTTTCCTCGGTGACGGCTTTGCCCAGTCCGGTGCCGAAGGGCGGCAGTCCGGCGAGGGCGAGTGCGGCGGCGGTGAAGTAACCGGCGGTGAGGCGGAGTTCGCGGGCGCGGCCGTGCAGGGCGTACTCGTCGATGGAGCCGTAGCGGTCGAGGAGGATGCCGGCGCAGGCGAAGAGTGCGGCCTTCACGCCGGCGTGGCCGATGACGTAGAGGGTGATGCCGCTGGTGGCTTCGGGTGTCAGGAGGCCGAGGCCGATGAGGAAGAGGCCGGTGTGCGCGACGGTGGAGAAGGCCAGGAGCCGTTTGATGTGGCGCTGGTACCAGCACATGACGGCGCCGACGGCGGCGGAGAGCACGCCGAAGGTGAGGAGGGTGCGGGTGACGGCTTCGGGCGGGATGCCGCCGGGGCCGGCGAAGACGGTCCAGTAGACGCGTGCGGTGCCGTAGACGCCGAGTTCGACCATGACGCCGGAGAGCAGCATGCAGACGGGGGTGGGGGCGACGGCGTGTGCGTCGGGGAGCCAGAAGTGGAAGGGGACGGCGGCGGCCTTGACCAGTAGTCCGGTGAGGAGGAGGACGAAGGAGCCGAGGACGAGTGCGTCGGGGGGCGCCGCGGGCGTCGAGTGCGGCGCCGATGTGGCGCATGGCGAGTTCGCCGGTGCGGGAGTAGAGCAGGGCGATGCCCATGAGCATGGCGTAGGCGCCGAGGGAGTTGACGACGCCGAAGGTGAGGCCGCCCTGGACGGCTTTGGCGGCCTCGACGCGGTAGCCGGTGAGGGCGTAGGCGACGACGCCCATGAGTTCGAAGAAGACGAAGGCGTTGAAGAGGTCGCCGGTGAGGACGAAGCCGCACATGCCGGCCTGGAAGAGGAGGACGAGGGCGGGGAAGGAGCCCGCGTGTTTGCGGGGTGGTTCGTCGAAGTAGCGCCAGGAGTAGATGAGGACGGCGAGGACGAGGAGGGAGACCAGGGCCGCCGTGCCGAGGGCGAGGTGGTCGGCGTGGAGGACGATGCCGACGCTGTGTCCGTGGTGCGGGGTCCAGCCGCCGAGCCATTCGACGACGGGTGAGGGTGCGGTGAGCAGCAGGTACAGGGCGAGGGCCGCGGTGGTGGCGGCGACGGCGCTGCCGGCGGCTTCGGCGACGATGCGCGGTACGAAGCGGCCGGCGGCGACGAGGAGGGCTGCGCCCAGCAGGGGTGTGGCGATGACGAGGGGCAGCAGGTGGGTCATCCGCGCAGCTCCGAGAGTTCGTCCGGGTCGAGGGTGTGGTGGCGTTTGGCGACCTGGATGACGAGGGCGAGGAGGAGGGCGGTGACGGTGGCGCCGACGACGACGTCGGTGAGGGCGAGGGCCTGGACGACGGGGTCGACGACGGGGCGGGAGCCGGGGGTGATGTCGGCGAGGACCGGAGCGGTGGCGTCGTCGCGGTAGCCGACGGCGAGCAGCAGGACGTAGGTGGCGGCCTGGCAGACGGCGAGGCAGCCGACGGCGTGGATGAGGTTGCGGCTGGTGGCGAGGCCGTGGCAGCCGACGAGGAAGATCCAGGCGGCGACGAGGTAGGGCAGTACGTCCATCATGGTGCGTGCCTCCTGTCCGCGGTCATTGTTCTTCTCCCTCCTCCTCGATCTCGACGGCCTGGTCCAGGAAGCGGGCGAGCAGTACGACGACGGCGCAGGCGACTTCCATGCCGATGGCGGCGTTGAGCAGGGGGACGGTGCCGCCGGACGCGAGGGTGTTGAAGGTGCCGTGGGGCAGGACGTTGGCGAGGTAGGCGGAGCCGGCGAGCAGTGCGGCGGCGCCGGTGACGAGGTAGGCGGCCTCGCCTGCCGCGTCGCCCACTTCGAAGAGGCCGATGGGGCGGATGCGTTCGAGTGCGCGGTAGTCCACGGCGATGTAGAGCAGGTGGAGGGCGGTGGCCGCGACGACGCCGCCCTGGAAGCCGCCGCCGGGGGTGAGCTGGCCGTGGGCGACGATGTAGAGGCCGGTGACGAGGGTGACGGGGAGCAGGACGAGCGCGTAGCGGCGTACGGGTGCGGAGACGCGGGCGGGCGCCGGGGTGACCTGGCGTTCGTCGCGGGCCTGGCGGAGCAGGACGACGGTGCCGAGGACGGCGGCGAAGAGGATGGATTCCTCGCCGAGGGTGTCGAAGGCGCGC includes these proteins:
- a CDS encoding SDR family oxidoreductase, translated to MSSTDTGQSRPTALLIGASRGLGHAMAAEFLDRGWSVIGTVRDTTARTPLHDLADRADGRVTIEYLDINEPHQLASLHERLTRHRLDLLFVNAGTTNNESAPIGAVPTADFVEVMVTNALSPMRVIEALEGLVTATGLIGVMSSGQGSITNNTKGGREVYRGSKAALNMFMRSFAVRQAGTQRGFVLLAPGWIRTALGGPDAPYTVEESVPLLVDVLLAKLGTPGLEYLDRSGRTVPW
- a CDS encoding Lrp/AsnC family transcriptional regulator produces the protein MSESLAVQPDDVRIIRALQIAPRASFASMAVALGLTESAVNRRYRRLRAEGVIRVAGMVDPGALGQSRWLVRLRCRPGSVAAIADALAKRDDVNWVALGAAGCEVTCAIQSRTREQRENLLGQRLPRTAAVLDINAYAELRQFVGGRGHYWTALQGVLSPEEEATLGSDGPPFTESPVVARDPVHLTTEDEKILGALAADGRASLVDLAAAADSTPGRVSRRLSALLRRRVVHIDVEIAAVALGYRARANLWLRVHPSAVKSVGRTLAQEPEIAFAAAISGPCNVHAVAHCRDLDELFEFTSDRIGSLAGLQSMEISPVLQHVKQAGTLLSGDRLVEPSRGRG
- a CDS encoding LLM class F420-dependent oxidoreductase, whose translation is MVDIGYTMMTEQAGPRELVDHVVMAERAGFDFSVTSDHYFPWLESQGHAPYAWSVLGAAAQATSRIPLMTYVTCPTTRYHPAIVAQKAATMQLLAEGRFRLGLGSGESLNEHVVGQGWPTAPVRLEKLEEAIEIIRALFSGDEVTYHGEYFDVDQAMLWDLPDEPPQIGVAVSGGRSCAIAGRLGDLVIATEPKRELLEKFDKHGGAGKPRVGQIPVSYDTDRDAAIARAHDQFRWMVGGWPVNSELPGPSGFSGATQYVRKEDIAEAFPCGDDVETYVKAVKAYADAGFTEVALVQIGGDQQEPFIDWAQKNLLDELRAL
- a CDS encoding cation diffusion facilitator family transporter, encoding MVKRKDSDGRTRVTVVVALAANLLIALAKAVGGLLSASPALLSEAAHSVADSLNELFLLAALRRSRRPADRRHPFGYGMERYFWALLAAVGIFVMGGCFSFFQGVSALREGSHESPSGYTAGLIVLGVAFVAEGSSLVRAVYQLRVQKAGSSDPALRTVLAEDGAAVLGVLLAAAGMVLHLVTGEAVWEASASFAIGLLLVYVAYRLGREARDNLIGQSVDAGLRENIRGLLIGQPEVDNVAELLTMRLGEESWLLAARIDLAPGLDSERVELVCVRIKREVERTWPQADHVFLDITEAPAGAAGASVAGDVSGAGRG
- a CDS encoding sodium:proton antiporter; the protein is MMDVLPYLVAAWIFLVGCHGLATSRNLIHAVGCLAVCQAATYVLLLAVGYRDDATAPVLADITPGSRPVVDPVVQALALTDVVVGATVTALLLALVIQVAKRHHTLDPDELSELRG
- a CDS encoding MnhB domain-containing protein, with protein sequence MSRRLRMWVLLLGLTGVAATLVTAALRLPAFGTATHPYGDRAVREALAHRTANAVAAVNFDQRAFDTLGEESILFAAVLGTVVLLRQARDERQVTPAPARVSAPVRRYALVLLPVTLVTGLYIVAHGQLTPGGGFQGGVVAATALHLLYIAVDYRALERIRPIGLFEVGDAAGEAAYLVTGAAALLAGSAYLANVLPHGTFNTLASGGTVPLLNAAIGMEVACAVVVLLARFLDQAVEIEEEGEEQ